CTTGAGGAGATCCAACTGATGCCACCCTCACAGGAGATCTACCCAGTGGCCTGCACAATGGAGAAAGAGGGAAGCGGCTTTGCTTTGACGCTGGACACTAAAGACTTTTCCCCAGAAGAACTGTCAGTCAGACAGGTGGGCAGGAAGCTGCATGTCAGCGGAAAGAGTGAGAAGAAGCAGGAGGATGGGAAGGGCTCGTACTCTTTCAGAACCCAAGAGTTCAGGCGGGTGTTTGATCTTCCTCAAGGAGTGAATCCTGAGGCGGTGACCTGCTCCATGGCTGATGGAAAGCTCTATATACAGGCACCAGTAAATCAGCCGTCAGATGCCGCTGAGAGGATGCTGCCCATTGACTGTCAAACTGTGAAGACAACGCAGCCGGAGACAGCCGACACCAGCACCACCCAGACGACACTCAACAATCCTGAAAGCACTGAGCACAGAGTACAACCCTCTGCTGGACAATcttaaataatgatgttttgttttatttaaaaacattgtgttgtacttaattgttttctagtctttaagtaatacaaatgaacaaaaagatggattttttatattgaatatatacatggaattaaataaaataagaacagcaaaaaatgacattttccattttttctgtcctctctaaattgtaattaagtattgtagaataaaatctccagaattcttcaaaaaaaaaaaaaaaaaaaaaaaagagtaaaaactgACTTGAAACAAGTATAAGAGCTACAAAGACAATTTACAAATGTCACCATAAAATGTTCATGAACTTGCTAACATTTGGAAGATaggaaaaaatatcaaacaccagcagctctgaggccagttgcataaacatagccactttattaagactgtcttacatttacatttgcatgtcgtcttttagcagacgcttttattcaaagtgacttactgtacagatgagtacaacagaagcaatcaaaaccgacAAAAAGCAATGATACATGTAAGTTTATGACAAGTCTTGCTTATTCTTACAAAGTACACatagcaaagatttatttatttttaaaaaaaggaaaagaaaacaagtcaaaagaatATCCTGTCTTGGCAAGTTTGAAGTTGACGTTGATGtttcttcatccagcaagaaatgtctgttagacatgctgagatgtgagcagctgtCGTCAGGTCATTAGGATGgaaatcagcatagcagtgatatgaaaagccatgtttctgagtgacagaacctcatgatgtcatgtagacagagaagagaagtagtcagagaactgagccctgagggaccCCAGTAGCTATAACTAGTCTTacgaactagtttgaccaactagcagttagccaagggctcagtctgtcttttcagattcaaatgagaccaatttactttttttgtaactgattttaaaataaaaaagaataaattccgCACACTATTTGCACTTGCAgatgtttcaaaattaaaatgtatgttggtCATCTTCCAAACTGCGATTGTGACTGGTGAGGCATCATCAGTTCTCTCTATGCTGCCCCCCAATGGATGAATCCGGAACTACCTGGAAAGTTCATGAACTTGCtggtgctgatgacacacagtatAAAGCTGAGAGACTCCCAGAACTGGAGTCAAATCTAAAAGCCTTACGACGCCACCAGAGAGACAACTCGACTGAGGAGCAAAACTAAAAGCCATTGAAATTGTTGAGCCTGCATGGATTCCAGCCTTCCCTCAGCTCATTCATGGGAATGGACTGGCCAGTGCGCAGTCTCTGGCCGGAGATCACATCTCTTTACAGACACGGAGAGGAACTGCAGGAGCTGAAGAGAAGCCTGGAGCAGCTGGAGAAACTTCAGGATAAGATCCTTGAGGAGATCCAACTGATGCCACCCTCACAGGAGATCTACCCAGTGGCCTGCACAATGGAGAAAGAGGGAAGCGGCTTTGCTTTGACGCTGGACACTAAAGACTTTTCCCCAGAAGAACTGTCAGTCAGACAGGTGGGCAGGAAGCTGCATGTCAGCGGAAAGAGTGAGAAGAAGCAGGAGGATGGGAAGGGCTCGTACTCTTTCAGAACCCAAGAGTTCAGGCGGGTGTTTGATCTTCCTCAAGGAGTGAATCCTGAGGCGTTGACCTGCTCCATGGCTGATGGAAAGCTCTATATACAGGCACCAGTAAATCAGCCGTCAGATGCCGCTGAGAGGATGCTGCCCATTGACTGTCAAACTGTGAAGACAACGCAGCCGGAGACAGCCGACACCAGCACCACCCAGACGACAGTCAACAATCCTGAAAGCACTGAGCACAGAGTACAACCCTCAGCTGGACAATcttaaataatgatgttttgttttatttaaaaacattgtgttgtacttaattgttttctagtctttaagtaatacaaatgaacaaaaagatggattttttatattgaatatatacatggaattaaataaaataagaacagcaaaaaatgacattttccattttttttgttacttctctaaattgtaatgaaatattgtagaataaaatctccagaattcctaaaaaaaaaaaaataaaaaaaaaaaataaataaatactgacttGAAAAAAGTATAAGAGCTACAAAGACAATTTACAAATGTCACCATAAAATGTTCATGAACTTGCTAACATTTGGAAGATAGGAGAAAATATCAAACACCAGCAGCTCtgaggccagttgcataaacatagccactttattaagactgtcttacatttacatttgcatgtcgtcttttagcagacgcttttattcaaagtgacttactgtacagatgagtacaacagaagcaatcaaaaccgacAAAAAGCAATGATACATGTAAGCCTATGACAAGTCTTGGTTATTCTTACAAAGTACACatag
This window of the Carassius gibelio isolate Cgi1373 ecotype wild population from Czech Republic chromosome B13, carGib1.2-hapl.c, whole genome shotgun sequence genome carries:
- the LOC127969691 gene encoding heat shock protein 30-like; this encodes MLSLHGFQPSLSSFMGMDWPVRSLWPEITSLYRHGEELQELKRSLEQLEKLQDKILEEIQLMPPSQEIYPVACTMEKEGSGFALTLDTKDFSPEELSVRQVGRKLHVSGKSEKKQEDGKGSYSFRTQEFRRVFDLPQGVNPEAVTCSMADGKLYIQAPVNQPSDAAERMLPIDCQTVKTTQPETADTSTTQTTLNNPESTEHRVQPSAGQS
- the LOC127970509 gene encoding heat shock protein 30-like, with protein sequence MGMDWPVRSLWPEITSLYRHGEELQELKRSLEQLEKLQDKILEEIQLMPPSQEIYPVACTMEKEGSGFALTLDTKDFSPEELSVRQVGRKLHVSGKSEKKQEDGKGSYSFRTQEFRRVFDLPQGVNPEALTCSMADGKLYIQAPVNQPSDAAERMLPIDCQTVKTTQPETADTSTTQTTVNNPESTEHRVQPSAGQS